One genomic window of Halococcus sediminicola includes the following:
- a CDS encoding ribosome biogenesis/translation initiation ATPase RLI: MADDSIAVVDLDRCQPDRCNYECANFCPPNRTGEECIVTREERYDDDRYDGGPNQISISEELCLGETCGICVEKCPFDAIEIINLPQELDDDPVHRYGENSFALYGLPAPQDGKVTGILGPNGIGKTTAVRILANEITPNLGEWDGPAGWESVMDEYRGTELQSYLEALQDEAITVARKPQYVDQIPKRFDGNTRELLARTDERGVLDELVERLSIGPVMDQPIDSISGGELQRVALAATLARDADFYFLDEITPYLDIGQRMTAARLIGDLTGKDRSMLVVEHDLAILDLLADSLHVAYGEPGAYGVITPPKSVKNGINEYLAGYLENENMRIRPNAIEFEEHAPRSVAAGDPLVEYPDIEKSYGDGEFSLSIEGGTIHENEVLGVVGPNGIGKSTFAELLAGNLAPDSGSLDTDLDVSYKPQYIDIDQPMRVDAFLSSITNDFGSSYWNTEIAQPLQLDRVMEQNLTDLSGGERQRVAIAACLSEEADLYVLDEPSAHIDVEQRVQATTAIRRYAENHDATALVIDHDTYMIDLLADRLLVFDGEPAQSGHASPPVGMREGMNRFLEDLDVTFRRDERVGRPRINKPGSQLDREQKQAGEYYYAP, translated from the coding sequence ATGGCCGACGACTCAATCGCCGTGGTCGACCTCGACCGCTGCCAGCCCGACCGCTGCAACTACGAGTGTGCGAACTTCTGCCCGCCCAATCGCACGGGCGAAGAGTGCATCGTCACGCGCGAGGAGCGCTACGACGACGACAGGTATGATGGGGGTCCGAACCAGATCTCCATCTCCGAGGAACTCTGCCTGGGCGAGACCTGTGGCATCTGCGTCGAGAAATGTCCCTTCGATGCCATCGAGATCATCAACCTGCCACAGGAACTCGACGACGATCCCGTGCATCGCTACGGCGAGAACTCCTTCGCGCTGTACGGCCTGCCCGCCCCACAGGACGGGAAGGTGACAGGAATCTTGGGTCCCAACGGCATCGGCAAGACGACCGCGGTCCGGATCCTCGCCAACGAGATCACCCCCAACCTCGGCGAGTGGGACGGGCCCGCGGGCTGGGAGAGCGTCATGGACGAGTATCGTGGCACCGAACTCCAGAGCTATCTCGAAGCCCTCCAAGACGAGGCGATAACGGTCGCCAGAAAGCCACAGTACGTCGATCAAATTCCCAAGCGCTTCGACGGCAACACCCGCGAGTTGCTCGCCCGCACCGACGAACGGGGCGTGCTCGACGAGCTCGTCGAGCGCCTCTCGATCGGCCCGGTGATGGACCAGCCGATCGACTCGATTTCGGGCGGCGAACTTCAACGGGTGGCGCTCGCGGCGACGCTCGCCCGCGACGCCGACTTCTACTTCCTCGACGAGATCACCCCGTATCTCGACATCGGCCAGCGCATGACCGCCGCGCGGCTCATCGGCGACCTCACGGGAAAGGATCGCTCGATGCTCGTGGTCGAACACGACCTCGCGATCCTCGACCTGCTCGCCGATTCCCTCCATGTCGCCTACGGCGAACCCGGAGCCTACGGCGTGATTACGCCACCGAAATCGGTCAAGAACGGTATCAACGAGTATCTCGCGGGCTACCTCGAAAACGAGAACATGAGGATTCGCCCGAACGCGATCGAGTTCGAGGAACACGCCCCCCGCAGCGTCGCGGCGGGCGACCCGCTCGTCGAGTATCCGGACATTGAGAAATCCTACGGCGACGGCGAGTTCTCGCTCAGTATCGAGGGCGGCACCATCCACGAAAACGAGGTGCTCGGCGTCGTCGGGCCGAACGGCATCGGGAAATCGACGTTCGCCGAACTGCTGGCCGGCAATCTCGCCCCCGATTCGGGGAGTCTCGACACGGACCTCGACGTCTCGTACAAGCCACAGTATATCGACATCGACCAGCCGATGCGCGTCGATGCCTTTCTGTCCTCCATCACGAACGACTTCGGTTCCTCGTACTGGAACACCGAAATCGCCCAACCCCTCCAGCTCGACCGCGTGATGGAACAGAACCTCACCGACCTCTCGGGCGGGGAGCGCCAGCGCGTCGCCATCGCGGCCTGTCTCTCCGAAGAGGCCGACCTCTACGTGCTCGACGAGCCGTCGGCCCACATCGACGTCGAGCAGCGTGTGCAAGCGACGACGGCCATCCGCCGGTACGCCGAGAACCACGATGCGACGGCGCTGGTCATCGACCACGACACCTACATGATCGACCTGCTCGCCGACCGATTGTTGGTCTTCGACGGCGAACCCGCCCAGTCGGGACACGCGAGCCCTCCTGTCGGGATGCGCGAGGGGATGAACCGCTTCCTCGAAGACCTCGACGTGACCTTCCGGCGCGACGAGCGCGTCGGCCGCCCGCGCATCAACAAACCCGGCAGCCAGCTCGACCGCGAGCAAAAGCAGGCCGGCGAGTACTACTACGCACCCTGA
- a CDS encoding EMC6-like membrane protein, with protein sequence MATETADARADHLRSLTVTSVTSLSGIAAALVSAVIASGATDPSGLYPLAGVILLQLPLLRLLGVDVEDFSMKDNVYIAFMTFALWFVTWAILLTTQTSF encoded by the coding sequence ATGGCGACCGAGACAGCCGACGCGCGCGCCGACCATCTCCGGAGTCTGACGGTCACCTCGGTCACGTCGCTTTCGGGCATCGCGGCCGCGCTCGTCTCCGCTGTGATCGCAAGCGGGGCGACCGATCCGAGCGGACTCTATCCACTCGCGGGCGTCATCCTCCTCCAGTTGCCCCTCCTGCGACTGTTGGGGGTCGACGTCGAGGACTTTTCGATGAAGGACAACGTCTACATCGCGTTCATGACCTTCGCGCTGTGGTTCGTGACGTGGGCAATACTGCTGACCACCCAGACGAGCTTCTGA
- a CDS encoding MarR family transcriptional regulator, whose translation MSEPDEESLVDLPPSAKLVFKVLEYNGTLTQKGIVEESMLSARTVRYALERLEGIEAIDEDVYFADARQNLYEITAAPTPDGETDAATSDD comes from the coding sequence ATGAGTGAACCCGACGAAGAGAGCCTCGTAGACCTGCCGCCGAGTGCAAAACTCGTCTTCAAAGTGCTCGAATACAACGGCACGCTCACCCAGAAGGGCATCGTCGAGGAGTCGATGCTGTCGGCGCGCACGGTCCGCTATGCGCTCGAACGGCTGGAGGGCATCGAGGCCATCGACGAGGACGTCTACTTCGCCGACGCCCGTCAGAACCTCTACGAGATAACGGCCGCGCCGACGCCCGATGGCGAGACCGACGCGGCGACGTCCGACGACTGA